Proteins co-encoded in one Methylomonas albis genomic window:
- a CDS encoding glycosyltransferase — MSPENAPKKLTFAFCTYNRANRLENLVSAMRAQSCPIPFEILAVDNNSSDSTGDILKQLTQLPGPVLRYVHEPNQGIVAARNRAILEAMDSDILVFMDDDELPRAGLLEAVADAIINEGAQCAGGKVYIDFSQYSRPAWLEDEMLGFLAAVDYGSSPFWIEDPATPIWTANIAYDMRLFRSDPSLRFDERYDRKGKAIGGGEDLAMFKSLFKQKARMRYQPKMAVIHSIEPWRLTRRYFLKLHFLAGQKSAFYELPIYEKSYLGIPPFLISQAVRQLFKWINLIRSSKRANIRQLMNVTYSLGQIYGCFLRQKYQHDA; from the coding sequence ATGAGCCCGGAAAACGCCCCCAAAAAACTCACCTTCGCTTTTTGCACATACAACCGCGCAAACAGATTGGAGAATCTGGTTTCGGCCATGCGCGCTCAATCTTGCCCGATTCCATTTGAAATTCTTGCGGTTGACAACAATAGTAGTGATTCGACAGGCGACATATTAAAACAACTTACGCAATTACCCGGCCCGGTGCTACGTTACGTTCATGAGCCAAATCAAGGCATAGTGGCCGCGCGTAACAGAGCAATACTAGAAGCGATGGATTCCGACATTCTAGTTTTTATGGATGATGACGAATTACCAAGAGCAGGGCTACTAGAAGCAGTTGCAGATGCCATTATAAATGAAGGCGCCCAATGTGCCGGGGGCAAGGTTTACATTGATTTCTCCCAATACTCTCGCCCGGCTTGGCTTGAAGATGAGATGCTTGGTTTTTTAGCGGCCGTCGATTATGGCAGCTCCCCATTTTGGATTGAAGACCCAGCCACACCGATTTGGACAGCCAATATTGCATACGATATGCGACTATTCCGCAGCGATCCTTCATTACGTTTTGACGAACGATATGATCGAAAAGGTAAAGCCATTGGAGGAGGGGAAGACTTAGCAATGTTTAAGAGTTTATTCAAACAAAAAGCTCGTATGCGCTATCAACCGAAAATGGCTGTCATCCACTCTATAGAACCTTGGAGATTAACTCGTCGTTATTTCCTAAAGTTGCATTTTCTCGCCGGACAAAAGTCCGCGTTTTATGAGCTACCGATTTATGAAAAAAGTTATTTAGGCATTCCACCTTTTCTAATTTCTCAAGCCGTTAGACAGCTTTTCAAATGGATTAATCTAATAAGATCCTCAAAACGCGCTAATATTCGACAGTTAATGAATGTTACCTATTCACTTGGCCAAATTTATGGTTGTTTCTTACGCCAAAAATATCAACATGATGCGTAA
- a CDS encoding polysaccharide deacetylase family protein — translation MTQYRRPIVLMYHGTPDAQPESHYSIHAGLFAKHLRYLQQEGWTTVLFKDLQDVDALPEKSVVITFDDGYEDNYHGAFLPLMSHGMKATWFIATDCIGGHAHWLGKPSTQTQMLNSEHLLEMHVAGMEIASHTCSHPDLSVLSLDQQQLELTKAKAVLEELLSTQVSSLAYPFGRFNADSVTVAEQTGYSMACTTRPGWFDSEPNPYMVRRIAIFSGDSVSTLARKLNFADNDVSWKKMTRYYADRVWDKLIHSF, via the coding sequence ATGACCCAATATCGCCGACCCATCGTGTTGATGTATCACGGTACACCCGATGCTCAGCCAGAGTCACATTACTCGATTCACGCCGGCTTATTTGCCAAACATTTGCGATATTTGCAGCAAGAAGGCTGGACAACGGTTTTGTTCAAAGACCTGCAAGATGTCGACGCACTGCCTGAAAAAAGCGTTGTGATCACGTTTGATGATGGCTACGAAGACAATTATCACGGGGCCTTTTTGCCGCTTATGTCACATGGCATGAAGGCAACTTGGTTTATCGCCACCGACTGTATAGGCGGTCATGCTCATTGGCTGGGCAAACCATCGACACAAACTCAAATGTTAAATTCGGAACACCTGCTTGAAATGCACGTAGCCGGAATGGAAATTGCTTCGCACACTTGTTCGCATCCCGACCTTTCCGTACTCAGCCTTGATCAACAACAATTAGAACTTACAAAAGCCAAAGCGGTATTGGAAGAGCTACTATCCACCCAAGTAAGCAGCTTGGCTTACCCATTTGGCAGATTTAATGCCGATTCGGTTACCGTAGCCGAACAAACCGGTTATAGCATGGCCTGCACCACCCGCCCCGGCTGGTTTGACAGCGAACCGAACCCGTATATGGTCAGACGTATTGCCATATTTTCCGGCGACAGCGTTAGTACTCTGGCTCGCAAACTAAACTTCGCAGATAACGACGTATCCTGGAAAAAAATGACTCGCTACTATGCCGACCGTGTTTGGGATAAACTAATTCACAGCTTCTGA
- a CDS encoding SUF system Fe-S cluster assembly regulator has product MLRLSKLTDYATVILSYMAKDRSRVHGALEIADATGIAQPTVSKILKILLKAGVLNSMRGAKGGYALAREPSRITVATVIGALEGPIALTECTASHKGCDQASGCRIQGNWHLINQKIANALESVTLADLILPFKQPEEVFIPVNQLFR; this is encoded by the coding sequence ATGTTAAGGCTAAGTAAGCTGACCGACTATGCAACGGTGATCTTGAGCTATATGGCCAAAGATAGGAGCCGCGTACACGGCGCTCTGGAAATTGCCGATGCCACCGGCATTGCTCAGCCCACTGTCAGTAAAATATTGAAAATATTGCTCAAGGCTGGCGTGTTGAATTCCATGCGGGGTGCCAAGGGCGGTTATGCATTGGCCAGAGAGCCTAGCCGGATTACGGTGGCTACCGTGATCGGTGCGCTGGAAGGGCCGATTGCGTTGACCGAGTGTACCGCTTCCCACAAAGGTTGTGATCAAGCCAGCGGTTGCCGGATTCAAGGCAATTGGCACTTAATCAACCAAAAAATTGCCAATGCACTCGAATCGGTGACTTTAGCCGATCTGATTTTGCCATTTAAGCAGCCGGAAGAAGTCTTCATTCCGGTTAACCAGTTGTTTCGCTAA
- the sufB gene encoding Fe-S cluster assembly protein SufB — protein MSTSAQEIEQLISQEYKQGFVTELEVDTFPPGLDEDVIRRLSKVKNEPEFMLEYRLKAFRHWQTMPSPDWAQLKIDPIDYQAISYYSAPKSKKAGPKSLDEVDPELLDTYKKLGIPLDEQERLAGIAVDAVFDSVSVATTFKGKLKDAGVIFCPISEALHEHPELVKQYLGSVVPTGDNFFAALNAAVFTDGSFVYIPKGVRCPMELSTYFRINAANTGQFERTLIIADAGSHVSYLEGCTAPMRDENQLHAAVVELVALDNAQIKYSTVQNWYPGDKDGKGGIYNFVTKRAECRGHNSKVSWTQVETGSAITWKYPSCVLLGDDSVGEFYSVALTNNLQQADTGTKMIHIGKNTRSTIVSKGISAGRAQNTYRGLVKVAKSAENARNHTQCDSLLVGDKCGAHTFPYVEVKQPTAQIEHEATTSKISEDQLFFCQQRGLSAEDAVSMIVNGFCKEVFKELPMEFAVEAQALLGISLEGAVG, from the coding sequence ATGTCTACTAGCGCCCAAGAAATTGAACAGTTAATTAGCCAGGAATACAAACAAGGCTTTGTGACCGAACTGGAAGTCGATACTTTTCCGCCCGGCTTGGACGAAGACGTGATTCGCCGGCTGTCCAAAGTCAAAAACGAGCCGGAGTTCATGCTGGAATATCGCCTGAAAGCCTTTCGGCATTGGCAAACCATGCCGTCGCCGGACTGGGCGCAACTCAAAATCGATCCTATCGACTATCAAGCCATCAGCTATTACTCGGCCCCTAAGTCGAAAAAGGCCGGTCCGAAAAGCTTGGACGAAGTCGATCCGGAATTGTTGGATACCTACAAAAAATTAGGCATTCCGCTGGATGAGCAAGAGCGGCTGGCGGGTATTGCGGTCGATGCGGTGTTCGATAGCGTCTCTGTCGCCACCACTTTTAAAGGCAAGCTCAAAGATGCAGGCGTGATTTTCTGCCCGATCTCCGAAGCCTTGCACGAGCATCCCGAGCTGGTAAAACAGTATCTAGGCAGCGTAGTGCCGACCGGCGATAATTTTTTCGCCGCGCTGAATGCGGCAGTGTTTACCGACGGTTCCTTCGTTTACATCCCTAAAGGCGTACGTTGCCCGATGGAATTGTCCACTTATTTCAGGATCAACGCCGCCAACACCGGTCAGTTCGAACGGACCCTGATTATTGCCGACGCAGGCTCGCACGTTTCCTACTTGGAAGGTTGCACAGCGCCGATGCGCGACGAAAACCAACTGCATGCGGCAGTAGTAGAGCTGGTGGCTTTGGACAATGCGCAAATCAAATACTCCACCGTACAGAACTGGTATCCGGGCGACAAAGACGGCAAGGGCGGTATCTATAACTTTGTGACCAAACGCGCCGAATGCCGTGGGCATAACTCCAAAGTGTCCTGGACCCAAGTCGAAACCGGCTCGGCCATCACCTGGAAATACCCCAGTTGCGTGTTGTTGGGCGACGACTCGGTCGGCGAATTTTATTCAGTGGCTTTGACCAACAACCTGCAACAAGCCGACACCGGCACCAAGATGATCCACATCGGCAAGAACACCCGCAGCACTATCGTGTCGAAAGGCATTTCCGCCGGCCGGGCGCAGAACACCTATCGCGGTTTGGTCAAAGTCGCCAAATCCGCCGAAAACGCGCGCAATCACACCCAGTGCGATTCGCTGTTAGTCGGTGACAAATGCGGTGCGCATACTTTTCCTTACGTGGAAGTGAAGCAACCGACTGCCCAGATCGAACATGAGGCGACCACATCCAAAATTAGCGAAGACCAATTGTTCTTCTGCCAGCAGCGCGGTTTGTCTGCGGAAGATGCTGTGTCGATGATTGTGAATGGCTTTTGTAAGGAAGTGTTTAAGGAATTGCCGATGGAGTTTGCGGTTGAGGCGCAGGCGTTGTTGGGGATTAGTTTGGAAGGGGCCGTTGGTTAA
- the sufC gene encoding Fe-S cluster assembly ATPase SufC → MLSIKNLHVSINDKPILKGLTLDINPGEVHAIMGPNGAGKSTLSHVLSGKAGYTVTEGSVTYQGKDLLELAPEIRAREGVFLAFQYPVEIPGVSNIYLLKAALNAMRRHHGLPEVDAMDFLTIVKSKVKLLQMDEKFLYRAVNEGFSGGEKKRNEILQAAILEPKLCILDETDSGLDIDALRIVSEGVNSLRNAERSFLMITHYQRLLDYIKPDVVHVLADGKIVKSGGPELALELEERGYSWLEGQAA, encoded by the coding sequence ATGCTCAGCATCAAAAATCTCCACGTATCCATCAACGACAAGCCCATATTAAAAGGCCTAACCCTGGACATAAACCCAGGCGAAGTCCATGCCATCATGGGCCCGAACGGTGCCGGCAAAAGCACCTTGTCGCATGTGTTGTCCGGTAAAGCCGGCTACACCGTCACTGAAGGCAGCGTGACTTACCAAGGCAAAGACTTATTGGAACTAGCCCCGGAAATCCGCGCCCGCGAAGGTGTGTTTTTGGCTTTTCAATATCCGGTGGAAATTCCCGGCGTCAGTAATATTTATCTGCTAAAAGCCGCGCTGAACGCGATGCGCAGACATCATGGCCTGCCGGAAGTCGATGCGATGGATTTTCTGACCATAGTCAAAAGCAAGGTCAAGCTGTTGCAGATGGACGAAAAGTTTTTGTACCGCGCGGTGAACGAAGGTTTTTCCGGTGGCGAAAAGAAGCGTAATGAAATCTTGCAAGCGGCCATATTGGAACCCAAATTGTGCATTTTGGACGAGACCGATTCCGGCTTGGACATCGATGCCTTGCGTATAGTCTCCGAAGGCGTCAACTCCTTGCGCAATGCCGAGCGCTCGTTCCTGATGATTACCCATTACCAACGGCTGTTGGATTACATCAAACCCGATGTGGTGCATGTATTGGCGGACGGCAAAATCGTTAAATCCGGCGGGCCGGAGTTGGCGCTGGAGCTGGAAGAAAGAGGCTATAGCTGGCTGGAAGGGCAAGCGGCATGA
- the sufD gene encoding Fe-S cluster assembly protein SufD has translation MSGEAYLTAYPALAASLPGLDVPWLQGFRNQALQAFGVSGFPGNREEEWRYTNLSALNKTLFAASDSLNVDEEWLQPYRLDDAASVVLVNGQFSESLSRLQDLAGNVSVSSLKQVLQADPAWLEGRLGQAVTSAEHNLVAFNNAWFADGVVIEVAAKQQLAKPLQILHVVTQADALAATRNLLVINEQAEAEIIETYVGSVDSYFTASVNECLLAGNAALTLYKVQLEAEKAQHFGGTYVKQARDSRFMHHNFALGSGLARSDIHSDLDTAAECSLNGLFVAGKRQHIDNHTRINHLKPHGISREFYKGVLDNKARGVFQGRVIVAEDAQQTDSEMNNRNLLLSADAEVDTKPQLEIYADDVKCSHGVTVGQLEEKSVFYLQARGVDEATARNILTFAFANEMVDKVDNVELKALLLNELLERFPAISL, from the coding sequence ATGAGTGGCGAAGCGTATTTGACTGCATATCCGGCCCTGGCAGCCAGTTTGCCGGGCTTGGACGTGCCTTGGCTACAAGGCTTTAGAAACCAGGCCTTGCAGGCTTTTGGCGTCAGTGGCTTTCCGGGTAATCGTGAAGAAGAATGGCGCTATACCAATTTGTCCGCGCTGAATAAAACCTTGTTTGCGGCCAGTGACAGTCTGAATGTCGATGAAGAGTGGTTGCAGCCCTATCGCTTGGACGATGCGGCGAGTGTGGTATTGGTGAATGGCCAGTTTTCTGAGTCCTTGTCACGTCTGCAAGACCTGGCTGGCAACGTCTCTGTGTCCAGTTTGAAGCAGGTTTTGCAAGCCGATCCGGCTTGGCTGGAAGGTCGCTTGGGCCAAGCTGTTACTAGCGCAGAACATAATTTGGTGGCGTTCAATAATGCCTGGTTTGCTGACGGTGTGGTTATCGAAGTGGCCGCCAAGCAGCAATTGGCTAAGCCGCTGCAGATTCTGCATGTGGTGACCCAAGCCGATGCGCTGGCGGCAACCCGTAATTTGCTGGTGATCAACGAGCAAGCTGAAGCGGAAATCATCGAAACCTATGTTGGTAGCGTGGATAGCTATTTCACCGCCTCGGTTAACGAATGCTTGCTGGCTGGCAATGCCGCGTTGACACTGTATAAAGTGCAACTCGAAGCTGAAAAAGCCCAGCATTTTGGCGGTACTTACGTTAAGCAAGCGCGAGACAGCCGTTTTATGCATCATAATTTTGCGCTGGGCAGTGGTCTGGCGCGCAGCGATATTCATAGCGATCTGGATACCGCCGCGGAATGTTCCTTGAATGGTCTGTTCGTGGCTGGCAAACGCCAGCACATCGACAACCATACCCGTATCAATCACTTAAAACCACACGGCATCAGCCGCGAGTTTTATAAAGGGGTGCTGGATAATAAAGCGCGCGGGGTATTTCAGGGCCGGGTGATCGTCGCCGAAGATGCACAGCAGACCGATTCAGAAATGAACAACCGCAATTTGTTGTTATCCGCAGATGCCGAAGTAGACACTAAACCACAATTGGAGATTTACGCCGACGATGTGAAATGTTCGCACGGGGTGACCGTCGGGCAGTTGGAAGAAAAGTCGGTGTTTTATCTGCAAGCGCGCGGCGTTGATGAAGCCACGGCACGCAATATTCTGACCTTTGCGTTTGCCAATGAGATGGTGGATAAGGTCGATAACGTCGAATTGAAAGCCTTGCTGTTGAACGAGTTGTTGGAGCGGTTTCCGGCGATCAGTTTATAA
- a CDS encoding Uma2 family endonuclease — protein sequence MVAVFPQKHLTDIAEWHRMGEAGIFPPEARMELIEGEILHMAPIGFNHAGHVTRLTRYFFRLLDDTVSIRSQNPIQLGDLSEPEPDLVLVKPDADDYTSRHPAASDVLLLVEVSDSTLRFDRSQKLRLYATHGISEYWIVNLIDDCLEVYRQPQDGDYLDKSVLTKADSINLVALPALQVSVGSIL from the coding sequence ATGGTTGCCGTCTTTCCGCAGAAACACCTCACCGACATCGCCGAGTGGCATCGCATGGGCGAGGCCGGAATTTTCCCACCCGAAGCTCGTATGGAACTCATTGAAGGAGAAATCTTGCATATGGCCCCGATAGGATTTAATCATGCAGGACATGTTACCCGGTTAACTCGTTACTTCTTCCGTTTGTTGGATGACACTGTTTCGATTCGATCCCAAAACCCCATCCAACTTGGCGACCTATCCGAACCCGAACCTGATTTGGTTTTGGTAAAGCCGGATGCCGACGACTACACGAGTCGCCATCCCGCAGCCTCGGACGTGCTGCTGTTAGTAGAAGTCTCCGACAGCACCCTGCGCTTCGACCGCTCCCAAAAACTGCGCTTGTATGCTACCCACGGTATTAGCGAATACTGGATAGTCAACCTCATCGACGACTGCCTGGAAGTTTACCGGCAACCGCAAGACGGCGATTACCTGGATAAATCAGTACTGACAAAAGCCGATAGTATCAATCTAGTAGCCTTACCGGCGCTTCAAGTCTCTGTCGGATCGATCTTATAA
- a CDS encoding cysteine desulfurase: protein MSIFPIEQIRADFPILGETIRNKPLVYLDNAASCQKPQAVIDSIVHTYSHEYANIHRGVHTLSVRATDKFEGAREKVRAFINAARAKEIIFVRGATEAINLVAQSYGKSQLKVGDEIVISAMEHHANIVPWQMLCQQMGAVLKVAAMNQQGELLFDEFAQLLNAKTKLVAITQMSNALGTINPVEKIIAAAHARGIPVLLDGAQAIPHMAVDVQALDCDFYVFSGHKLYGPSGTGVLYGKQALLEAMPPYQGGGDMIRQVTFEKTEYAGLPHKFEAGTPAIAEIIGLGAAIDYVTAIGMDKIAAYEAELLDYATQQAEQIKGMNIIGQAAHKGGILSFTLDRIHPHDIGTMLDSLGIAIRAGHHCAMPVMDFYGVPATARASFAMYNTRQEIDVLMQGIKSLIEVFG from the coding sequence ATGAGCATATTTCCAATCGAACAAATCCGCGCCGATTTCCCCATTCTCGGTGAAACCATCCGTAACAAGCCCTTGGTTTATTTGGATAACGCCGCCAGCTGCCAGAAGCCGCAAGCCGTAATCGACAGCATCGTGCACACCTACAGCCACGAATACGCCAATATTCATCGCGGCGTGCATACCTTAAGCGTGCGGGCTACTGACAAGTTTGAAGGCGCTCGGGAAAAGGTCAGAGCGTTTATCAATGCTGCCAGAGCCAAGGAAATTATCTTCGTGCGCGGCGCCACCGAAGCAATCAATTTGGTGGCGCAAAGTTACGGCAAATCGCAACTCAAAGTCGGCGATGAAATTGTCATTAGCGCGATGGAACATCACGCCAACATCGTACCTTGGCAAATGCTTTGCCAGCAAATGGGGGCGGTTTTGAAGGTGGCGGCGATGAATCAGCAAGGGGAGTTGCTGTTCGATGAGTTTGCGCAATTGTTGAACGCCAAAACCAAGCTGGTCGCTATCACCCAAATGTCTAATGCTCTGGGTACGATAAATCCGGTGGAAAAAATTATCGCCGCTGCCCACGCTAGAGGCATTCCGGTGCTGCTGGACGGCGCGCAAGCGATTCCGCATATGGCGGTGGATGTACAAGCCTTGGATTGCGACTTTTATGTGTTTTCCGGCCACAAGCTTTATGGACCGTCCGGTACGGGTGTGCTTTATGGTAAGCAAGCTTTGCTGGAAGCCATGCCGCCGTATCAGGGCGGCGGCGATATGATCCGGCAGGTGACGTTCGAAAAAACCGAGTACGCCGGTCTGCCGCATAAATTCGAAGCCGGCACGCCGGCCATTGCTGAAATTATCGGTTTGGGTGCGGCAATCGATTACGTCACCGCGATTGGTATGGATAAAATCGCCGCTTACGAAGCCGAGTTGCTGGATTACGCCACGCAGCAAGCCGAGCAGATCAAGGGCATGAACATCATCGGCCAGGCGGCGCACAAGGGCGGCATCTTGTCGTTCACGCTGGATCGGATTCATCCACACGACATCGGCACCATGCTGGACAGTTTGGGTATTGCCATCCGCGCCGGTCACCATTGCGCGATGCCGGTGATGGACTTTTACGGCGTACCCGCCACGGCGCGCGCCTCATTTGCCATGTACAATACTCGCCAAGAAATCGATGTGTTGATGCAAGGCATCAAGTCCCTAATAGAGGTGTTTGGCTAA
- the sufU gene encoding Fe-S cluster assembly sulfur transfer protein SufU — protein sequence MFEDLRDLYQEVIFDHNRNPRNFRVMADANRQVEGFNPLCGDRLTLFLKIDDHLISDASFQGSGCAISTASVSLMTEIVKGKTEDEAETLFKQFHEMTTGKTEDINLEAIGKLAVLAGVREYPARVKCATLAWHTLDAALKNEAQSISTE from the coding sequence ATGTTTGAAGATTTACGCGATCTATACCAAGAGGTCATATTCGACCATAATCGTAATCCGCGCAATTTCCGGGTAATGGCGGATGCCAATCGCCAGGTGGAAGGCTTTAATCCGCTCTGCGGTGACAGGCTGACGTTGTTTCTGAAAATTGACGATCACTTGATCAGCGATGCCAGTTTTCAAGGCTCCGGCTGCGCGATTTCCACGGCTTCAGTGTCCTTGATGACTGAAATCGTCAAGGGTAAAACCGAGGACGAAGCGGAAACCTTGTTCAAGCAATTTCACGAAATGACCACCGGCAAAACCGAGGACATTAATCTGGAAGCCATCGGCAAGCTGGCGGTGTTGGCCGGCGTGCGCGAATACCCGGCCCGGGTCAAATGCGCGACACTGGCTTGGCATACTTTAGATGCTGCTTTGAAAAACGAAGCCCAGTCTATTTCCACCGAGTAA